The Candidatus Woesearchaeota archaeon genomic sequence TATTGACTATTTCAAGAAGATCAACGACACCTATGGACACAAAGCAGGAGATCTTGTACTCAAAAGCCTTGCAGACATCCTTAAAACCACATCGAGAGAAACAGATATTGTTTCCAGATTGGGTGGAGAAGAATTTTGCATCGTATCTCGCTGCGATACTCGTGACGACCCCTGCATTCAAGGTGAGCGCATACGCAAAGCCATTGATGATTTGGTAGTAGAATATACTACAACTGAAGGCGATGTTGAAGCGATAAGCCCCACCATCAGCATAGGCTGCGCGACAGGAAATAATTTTTCACACGAAAACCCTCTTGTTACCCTTGCGGAACTCCAGGAACACGCAGATATTGCTCTCTACGCCGCAAAGAAGAGTGGAAGAAACAGAGTAGTTCGTTATGAACCCATTCTTGGCGATTCCCACCCCAACAACACCTATGAAATGTCACTTCCCAGTAAAGAATATAAAGGAGATCCTCTTTCACCCCCTCATGGCAGGAGTGACCTCACAACAGGTACGAAACTACGAGCAGGGTTTGAATAAAACCGTGCTTTGCGCGCTCATTCTTGCGGACTCCTCGCTGAAAAACGGTGGTGCGCTTTTTGTTGCAGATGCTGCAGGTTTTGATGAAATCTACGACCATTCGCGCGATTTTGCACTCTATCTAGATGAGCGTTACCGCGAAATTTTTACAACGTATGTTGACCAAGATGATCTTTATTTCGCACGTAAACTCTTAGTAGATTCCAATAACGAGCAGGATCGCGAAGAGTGTGCCAACGGTGTTGGCAAATACTACTGCAGATACTTAGGAGTTGCGCAAAGACAAGAGGTATTACCCCAGCTTCTAGAATCACTTAACACCCTTGCGGTTGATAAACAGAACTCGCCACAATCAGTATTATCTCCCGCGCGTGCTCGATGGAGAATGACTTGGTCACCCTATGATCCAAGCCACATCCACAAGCGAGTAGCAGAACTTGAAGATCAACTAAGTAAAGCGTCACAAACAAAAGAGCACATCCTACAAGTATAAGTTCTTTCCTCTCCTCCCCAACTGCACAATAAAGCGACTTGCATTCTTGTAACAACACTATGCAAAGGCAAGTGTTGAAGGACCTCTTCGTCCCACACTAGGACCGTCTCGAACCTTGAAACCCGCAGCACGAAGATTCGCACGCACTTGAGACGCGCAACTATACGTTGCAAGAATCGCAGTAGGTTTCATAACCTTACGAATATCTGAGAAAAACTCCTGAGTCCACATGTGAGGAGCTTTTTTAGGAGAGAACGGATCAAAAAACACAACATCAAATGTCTCCCCTTTCTTGATGAGATTTTTTACTTCTTCTCGGGCATCACCAATTATTAGCTCAATTAAGCGTTCGTTATCTTCGTAAGAGCCAAATCTTGCCACTTCTTGTATATACTCCCATGAAAGAAAAGGTGCTTTTATGTTCCCTATCTCTTCAATAATGCGAGGGTCTGCTTCAAGACCGACAATACTGATATGTTCACCCTTGAACTGGTCAAGAGCGGCGGCGCTATTGTACCCCAATCCGAAACACACGTCAAGAATCTTCACCTTGTTGAACCTATCAATCATTGTTGGCTTGGCATATTTTTCAAATGCTTCTTCACGAGCACCTGTCTTTGAGTGGTAGTACTCACCCACCTCCTCATTGATGTAGGTAAGAGATCCGTCCGCGGTTTCGTATTGCTCCATTACTTCCTGAAGAGACGGAATATTTATATAAACTTACTTGAAATGTCCGTGTATGATTAAAATATATGTTAAAGAGGGTTGCCCCTTTTGTGAACGAGTGCAACGAGCGGTTGAAGAACTCGGAATCAGTGTGGAATTCATTGATGCTCCGCGAGGTTCAAAGAATCGCGAAGAAATGGTGGCAATCGGGGGAAAAGAACAAGTTCCTTTCCTCGTGGATGGAGATGTACATATGTATGAAAGTGAGGACATCATCAACTACCTTAAAGAAAAATTCGGAGGAATGAAAGAAGATGAGATGTCCAGATTGTAGCTCATTAGATATTGAAATTGTAGACTATCATAATCGCAGGTGCATTGTTTGCTCAAATTGTGGCTTTGATGAAAGAGCTGAGATGGACACGATGCACATTGAATCAGGCGAAGCTAAAGAAGAAGCACACCCTGATAGGCATAAAAAACAATAAAAAATAACACCTCAGTTTTGGACGCCTTACAAAGCATTTTTTTGTGTTGCTTAACGCTTTGATCAGCTATCCTCTCCCTCTTTGTTGTTCGTAAAGTTGTTCTACTAAGTC encodes the following:
- a CDS encoding GGDEF domain-containing protein translates to MNREKLYTLSTAELVDLFVSNPEVKQILLERHNELVRAKQNLANSAIEHYQAERDLSKELATQFDELKKREQQAKSDPLTNLPNRLYLEEHFPDIHHAARRENQQLAVYMLDIDYFKKINDTYGHKAGDLVLKSLADILKTTSRETDIVSRLGGEEFCIVSRCDTRDDPCIQGERIRKAIDDLVVEYTTTEGDVEAISPTISIGCATGNNFSHENPLVTLAELQEHADIALYAAKKSGRNRVVRYEPILGDSHPNNTYEMSLPSKEYKGDPLSPPHGRSDLTTGTKLRAGFE
- a CDS encoding glutaredoxin, whose amino-acid sequence is MIKIYVKEGCPFCERVQRAVEELGISVEFIDAPRGSKNREEMVAIGGKEQVPFLVDGDVHMYESEDIINYLKEKFGGMKEDEMSRL